A window of Rhododendron vialii isolate Sample 1 chromosome 13a, ASM3025357v1 contains these coding sequences:
- the LOC131313030 gene encoding uncharacterized protein LOC131313030: MTMAAPRKTVMGLKSYQNQAEVLVKNYLLSDPFLPYTSVLGGIFVCKMLFDLSQLVSALYFDTYSTLTKVQRMEWNNRAVSTIHAIFIATLSLYFVFWSDLFTDHEHAGLMTFRSSQLSTFALGVSVGYFVADLGMIFWLYPSLGGVEYIVHHSLAAIAVAYALFTGEGQLYTFMVLISEVTTPEINMRWYLDTAGLKKSTAYLINGVVIFFAWMVARILLFVYMFYHVRLHYNQVIKMHIIGFLLVFVVPSALAAMNLVWFGKILKGLKKTLSKKP; the protein is encoded by the exons ATGACGATGGCAGCTCCTAGAAAGACGGTCATGGGACTAAAATCGTACCAAAATCAGGCCGAGGTGCTGGTTAAGAACTATTTACTTTCAGATCCTTTCCTTCCTTATACATCTGTCCTTGGGGGCATATTCGTCTGCAAAATG TTATTTGATCTTTCGCAATTAGTCAGCGCACTTTACTTCGACACGTATTCTACACTTACTAAAGTACAGCGGATGGAGTGGAACAATCG TGCTGTCTCCACTATTCATGCAATTTTTATTGCAACTTTGTCATTGTACTTTGTGTTCTGGTCAGATCTCTTTACTGACCATGAACATGCTGGCCTTATGACATTCCGAAGCTCACAGCTATCAACTTTTGCATTGGGA GTTTCCGTAGGATACTTCGTTGCGGATCTTGGAATGATTTTTTGGTTGTATCCTTCTCTGGGTGGAGTAGAGTAT ATTGTGCATCACTCTCTTGCTGCGATTGCAGTAGCATATGCATTGTTTACTGGGGAAGGACAACTTTACACATTCATGGTCCTAATCTCTGAGGTGACGACTCCAGAGATCAATATGAGATG GTATCTTGATACTGCTGGTTTAAAGAAGTCAACTGCATATCTGATCAATGGTGTGGTGATATTTTTTGCTTGGATG GTTGCAAGAATTTTGTTGTTCGTTTACATGTTTTACCATGTGCGCTTGCACTATAACCAG GTCATCAAGATGCACATCATCGGTTTTCTTTTGGTGTTTGTGGTGCCTTCTGCGCTTGCTGCCAtgaacttggtttggtttgggaagATTCTCAAGGGATTGAAGAAGACTTTGTCAAAGAAGCCGTGA